CCACATTCTGGAGGCTATTTTCATCGGTTTGTGGGCTCCAACCATACTCGGATTTATGAATTACCTCAAATACAAAAAGTGACCATGGACCTCGTCCTTGTATATTCGATTTTTGTCGGCCTGGTCTTTATGGTCTGGTTGCTCTTTGTCATCCGGCAATTCCACAAGCTCCGGAATAAGAACAAGTAGTTTACCCGGGGATACGCTTTACCCTGGCCGGGTGTTTCAATATATACGACTGTACTATTTTCTCCGTTTCCGGATAGTGTTTCTGGGGGGTGATCAGCGCCTCGAGGTCCGGAAGGCGATCCGGGCACTGGCCTTTGGGAACAAAGCCGTACCCCCGGTAGGTCCCGTCTGCCACCCAAACCAGGCCTCGCTCATCCGGTTGCCTGCCCTGCTCGTCTATTACCAGGTGGTTGCCGCCGGGCTCCAGCGATTGCAAGGCGTCGCGGACCTTTTTGTTGTAGGCTTCCACGGTTTGTTTTCCCGAGCAAATACCCGCGCATTGCGGCACGCGGAAATGACTGCAGGTTGCCACCCCTTCCTGCAGGTGGCAGAACTTGGCACATAACCCGAATTCCGTACACAGTTGCTCCAAAAATAAACGGGCATCCGTCTGGCTGAAGAAGACGCGAAGCGCTTGCTGGCCCCGGGCGAGCCTGTTAAACGCCAGGTGTATTACGCCGTTTCGGTCCGGATAGCTGAACAGTCCGAAAGCCGGACGGATGTTTTTTTGCGCCCGGTTGTATTTTGGAAAGTACTTCTTGATGGCGGCAGCTTCCATCAGCAGGGCAACCAGGTCCGAACCCGATAATTCAAAATCGATTTGGGAGGTCTCCCGGCAGAGCCTGCGTTCCCGGTCTGAGGTATCGTAAAAATGCCCGAGGGCGCGCTGGCGGATATCGATCGCCTTGCCTACATAGATGACATTTCCCTTGGAATCCTTGAAAAAGTATATACCCGGTGCCTCGGGTAGCTGCCGGAAGGACTCCAGGGGCAGGTGAGGCGGGAGCGTCCCTTCCCGCGACCGGGCATTGAGGAAGCCTGCAATGGTGTCCTGTCCGCCGGGCTGCTCCATGGCCCGGAGCAGGAGCAATGCGGTGGCCCGTGCATCCCCGGCGGCGCGGTGCCGATCGGAGAGCGGGATTTCCAGGGAGCGACAAAGCTTACCCAGGCTGTAGGAGCGAAGCCCCGGGAACACCCTGCGCGAAAGCCGCACGGTACAAAGTTTTTTACGCCCAAAGTCCAGGCCGCACCTTTCGAACTCCTTTCGGACAATCGGATAGTCAAAATTCACGGAGTGGGCCACAAAGACCCGCCCAGAGGAGAAGGCATCGATCTTTGGGGCTATTTCTGAAAAATCCGGGGCATTGCGCACCATGGCCGTGGTGATCCCGGTGAGCCCGGTGATAAAGGCCGGAATTTCACATCCCGGGTTTACCAGGGTGGAATAAGAATCCGCAATACGGCCCTGGTCGATATTGAACAGGGCAATTTCCGTGATCCGGTTTCCGTAAATCCCGTTCCCGGTGGTTTCTATGTCTACTACGGTGTACAAGGCAGCCAGGTGATATCTGTAAAAGTACGATTTCGAGCGTGGAATTCAAGGCTCCGGCGGAGGTGAAAATTATTTTTGAAGAGATGGTTTTTGAATCGGAAAAAAGACGAATTTCGCCCCGTGAAAACACAAGTATCGGGACGGTTGTCCCAGCGATGCAACTAAGCAACACCACCGGCCGCCCCGCTGCGGGGAACCCGCAGAAGGAACAGACGCTTCAGCAAGCGCACCGGACAGAATATCCCGCGGTTCCCGTCTTTGCACGGGGACTCCTGGCTCTCAATTCCCACGCCTATGGCCGCTCTCATTAATCAACCAGGGGCAAAACGCATCCTGATGGTATCCCGTTGGGGCGAAAGTCTGGATTTGGCCAACGCCATGAAAGAAGAAGGCCATGCGATGAAGTTCTATATCGAGGACCGCCCATCCCGGGAGATCGGATACGGGTTTGTCCCGAAGGTCCGCGACTGGAAAAAGCACGTGGATTGGGCGGACCTGATCATTTTCGACTACACCGGATTTGGCGCCGAGGCCGACCGGCTCCGGGAAGCGGGCAAACCGGTATTCGGGGGAACGGCCTATACGGATCAACTGGAGCTCGACCGGAATTTCGGACAGCAGGAGTTGCAGCGCCACAAGATCAAAACAATCCCCTCCCACGAATTCCACAGTTTCCAGGAGGCGATCCGGTTTGTGGAAACCCACCCGAACGCCTACGTGGTGAAACCGATGGGGGAGACGCAGGAATTGAAGCAGTTGCTCTTTGTCGGCAAGGACGATCGGGGGGAGGATGTCGTAAGGTTGCTTCGGGCCTATGAGAAATCCTGGGGAGCCGGCTTCGGAAGTTTCCAGTTGCAGCGGCGCGTCAAAGGGGTGGAGATCTCTATTTCGGCGTTTTTCAACGGGAAATCATTCCTCGCCCCGTACAATGTAACCTTCGAACACAAGAAACTCTTCCCGAAAGAAGTGGGGGTTTCCACCGGCGAAATGGGATCCTCCATGTTTTGGACGGCCCATTCCCCATTGTTTGAGCGGACCCTCCAGAAATTCGGTCCCGCCCTGGCGCGGGAAAATTTCCGGGGTCACCTGGATATCAATTGCATCGTGAATGGCAATGGGGTCTACCCCCTCGAATTCACTTCCCGTTTCGGGTACCCCCAGATTTTTATCCAGCGGGCGGGAATCACCGAGCCGATGGGGGAGTTGCTTTAC
This genomic window from Robiginitalea biformata HTCC2501 contains:
- a CDS encoding exonuclease domain-containing protein yields the protein MYTVVDIETTGNGIYGNRITEIALFNIDQGRIADSYSTLVNPGCEIPAFITGLTGITTAMVRNAPDFSEIAPKIDAFSSGRVFVAHSVNFDYPIVRKEFERCGLDFGRKKLCTVRLSRRVFPGLRSYSLGKLCRSLEIPLSDRHRAAGDARATALLLLRAMEQPGGQDTIAGFLNARSREGTLPPHLPLESFRQLPEAPGIYFFKDSKGNVIYVGKAIDIRQRALGHFYDTSDRERRLCRETSQIDFELSGSDLVALLMEAAAIKKYFPKYNRAQKNIRPAFGLFSYPDRNGVIHLAFNRLARGQQALRVFFSQTDARLFLEQLCTEFGLCAKFCHLQEGVATCSHFRVPQCAGICSGKQTVEAYNKKVRDALQSLEPGGNHLVIDEQGRQPDERGLVWVADGTYRGYGFVPKGQCPDRLPDLEALITPQKHYPETEKIVQSYILKHPARVKRIPG
- a CDS encoding phosphoribosylamine--glycine ligase produces the protein MAALINQPGAKRILMVSRWGESLDLANAMKEEGHAMKFYIEDRPSREIGYGFVPKVRDWKKHVDWADLIIFDYTGFGAEADRLREAGKPVFGGTAYTDQLELDRNFGQQELQRHKIKTIPSHEFHSFQEAIRFVETHPNAYVVKPMGETQELKQLLFVGKDDRGEDVVRLLRAYEKSWGAGFGSFQLQRRVKGVEISISAFFNGKSFLAPYNVTFEHKKLFPKEVGVSTGEMGSSMFWTAHSPLFERTLQKFGPALARENFRGHLDINCIVNGNGVYPLEFTSRFGYPQIFIQRAGITEPMGELLYGIAAGTRETLQTRKGFQVGAFIAVPPFPYDDKKTFDLFSKDAVVVFQKGTEGIHPMHLKQVGDQWLITGNTGLAVLVTGTGLTMKDAQRTMYNRIGSVIVNNGYYRTDIGDRWQEDSDKLWSWGYL